The Vulcanimicrobium alpinum sequence GGAGATCGACGACGTGCTGGCGGTCGACGCGCGCTTTCGTGGCCGCGCCTGAACTCATCGTCCGACCGGCGCGCTGGACCGACCGCGACGCAATCCTCCGGCTCACGCTCGCGATGGGCGGCCACGACGACGTCGCGCGCCGCGACGATCCGATGCGGCGGCTCGGCGCGGCACTGGGCCGCGCCGACACGCGCGTCGTCGTCGCCGAACGCGACGGCGCGATCGTCGGCTTCGCCGAAGTGCAGGCGCGCGTCTCGATGGTGGCGGACCGCTTCGAAGCGTGGCTCGGCGCGCTCGCCGTCGCGCCGCAGGCGCGGCGCGGCGGCGTCGGCGCGGCGCTGCTCGCCGCGGTCGAGCGCGAAGCGCGCCTGCTCGGCTGCGACGCGATCGTGCTCGAAAGCTCGGCCTGGCGCGACGATGCGTACGCGTTCTATCGCCGCAGCGGGTTCGACGAACGCGCGCCGGCGGTGCGCTTCGCGCGCACGCTCTCCTCCGATGACGATGCCGCGCTCCTGCAGCGTTTTCTCGACGCGGCGGCGCGCGCGGCGAACGCCGTCGCGGCGGCAATCGCGGGACTCCGCGACGAAGCCTCCGTCGGTCAGGGTGCCGACGGCGCGCCGACCGAAGCCGCCGACGCCGCCGCGGAAGACGCCGCCCTGCGCGCCTTCGCGGCGCTGCCGTGCGCGATCGTCAGCGAAGAACGCGGCTTGATCGGCGCGCCGCCCGGCCCCGGCGACTGCTGGATCGCGCTCGATCCGCTCGACGGCAGCCGCAACTACCGCGCCGGCTACCCGCCGTACGCGATGGCGGCGGGTTTGGTGCGCGACGGCGTCGCGATCGCCGGCTACGTCGCCGACCTCACCTCGGGCCGCCGTTGGTGGGCCGCCGGCGGCGCGGCGTACGTCGACGGCCGGCCCGCGCACACGCGCCGATCGCCGATCGCGGTCGTCCCGAGCCCCTCGTCGGGCGCGCCGCCGGCGCGCATCGCGATCCCCGGCGTTACGCGGATACGCGCCTCCGGAAGCACGGCGATCGACCTCTGCCGGGTCGCCGACGGCTCGGCGGCCGCATTCGTCGCGCTGGATCGCGCGGTCGCGCACGCGCACGATCTTGCCGGCGCGATGGCGGTCATCGTCGCGGCCGGCGGCTGCGTCCTCGAGGACGGCGGCCGGGTCCCGGTGCTGGCGCCCGACGCCGCGGCGCTGCACCGGATCGTCGCCGCGGCCGATCGCGAACTCGCGGAGGCGCTTACGACGGCGCCCGGTGGGTGACGGCGGCGGCAAAAAAACTTTCGCGGACGCGTTAGTGCGGATGCGATTCCGGAGAGAAGTCGTGCATATGGGCGATTTCCGTACCCGGATCGCCGGTGATTATGCGTCGGTTGGTGCGGCGCGGCGTGCCTTGCGAAGCTATGCGCGGCTCTGCGGATTCAGCGGGGACCGTCTCGACGACATCGAGACCGCCGTCGGTGAAGCGCTGGCCAATGCGGCGGAGCACGGCAGTCGAGGGCGCGCGATCGACGTTTGCGCGTGGCTGAGCGACGACGTGCTGCACATCGAGATCGCCGACGCGGGGCCGGGTTTTCCGGCGTCGGCGCGTGCGCGCATGATTCGTCCGGCCCCGGCCGCGCCGCGCGGCTACGGCATTTTCCTGATTCACGCGCTCATAGACGACGTCGCCTACGTCGACGGCGGCCGGCGCCTGCTGCTCGGGAAACGCCTGCCGCGGGCCGACGGGCGCGCCGAGCGCGCCTAAGCGCCTTCGGCGTCCGCCGGCGGGCGGAAATCGACGTGCACGACGTTGTCGTCGGTGCCGGTGACGATTCCGTGCGACTCGCCGTCGGCGTGCACGTGCCCGCACTCGTGACACGCCTCGAGCGCGTCCTGCGTCTTCTCCTCGAGGTACAGGTGCGCGTCGAGCAGCGCGTCGCGCGCTTCGGGCGACGGCGCTTGCTCGAGCGCCGCCTCGGCGCGCGCTTTCTCTTCCGCCGCCTCGCGGAGTTCGTAGATAGCGGTGACCTTGTCCGGCTTGGGCGTCTGCGGCATCGGGCGAGTCGTCTACGCGCGCCGTGCAGCCGCGGCCTGCGTCAGCGTGCGAGTTCCGGCTTGATCGTGCCGAAACGGCCCGCGCGATAGTCTTCGAAGGCGTCGCGAATCTCGTCGATCGTGTTCATCACGAACGGACCATAACGCGCCATCGGTTCGTGCGTCGGCTCGGCGCACAGCAGCAGCGCCTGCAGCGGTGTGCTCCCGGCGTTCGCGATCCCGATCGTTTCGCCGTTGTCGGCGAATACCGCATAGTCTCCCAAGCGAAGCTCGCGCGTTCCGATCGCGCCGACACCGTCGAAGACGTAGATCGTCGCCGTCCAGCCGCGCGGGACGGGCTGCACGATCTGCGTCCCCGGCGCGAGGATCGCGTGCACGTACGTCCACGGCGTCACGGTGCGGACCGGCCCGCTCGCCCCGAACAGATCGCCCGCGATGACGCGCGCTTCGACGCCTGCGGACGGATGCACCACCGGAACGTCGCTCGCGCGGACGTCCTTGTAGCGCGGCGCCATCGCCTTGTCGGCGCGTTTCAGATTCGCCCAGATCTGAAAGCCGTGATTGCGGCCGCCGGTGCGCTGGAACTCCTCGCTCGGCAGTTCCTCGTGCTGGAGGCCGCTGCCGGCGACCATGTACTGCACGTCGCCGCTGCGCAAGCGGCCGCGGTTGCCGTGCGAGTCGCGATGCTCGTTGTCGCCGGCGAGGATGTAGGTGATGATCTCGAAGCCCTTGTGCGGATGCTCCGGCGCGCCGACCGCCTTGCCGGGCGCGATCTCGGTCGGGCCGAGCTCGTCGATGAGCAGAAACGGATCGACCTGCTCGACGCCGCGCGTCGGCAGCGGCCGGCGCACTTGGAAGCCGCCGCCCTCGAGCACTTCGACGGACGGGATGACGCGGGCGAGGGAGCGCTGCGCTCCGGAGACGTGAACGGACATGATGCTCCCGACAACCGCCCGCGCCGGCGCAGGGCTGCGATCGTTTCCGCCGGGAAACCCGGTCACGCCGCGGCGTCGACGAGCGCGCGAACGGGCGCGAGCGCGTCGGGGAGATCGAACGCCGCCGGCGTCAGCGTGCACGCGACGCCCAGCGCGGCGATCGTGCCGCGCGCCGCGAGCGCGCGCAGCGCCTGCGCGACCGCCTCGAGCGACGGTCCGCCCGGCGCGGGAAAGCGCAGCGGCGGCATCTCGCCGGGATCGACGACGTCGAGGTCGAGGTGCACGTACCACGGCGACTGCGGGAGATCGGCATCTCCGAGCGTCTCGACCGCGACTTGCCGCACCGCCGATGCGGCCAGCGCTTCGCGTTCGCCCGGCTCGACGTCGCGCGCGCCGGCCAGCACGCAGCGCGTGTCGTCGACCGGCGCGAGGCCGATCGCGCCGGTCAGTGCCGCTCCGCCGCGTCCGGTCAGCATCGCGAGGGCCATCCCGCCGAGATAGCCGCTGCGCGTCGTGCGCGCGGTGTGAAAATCGCCGTGCGCGTCGAACCAGATCACACCGGGCGCGATCCCGCGGCGCTGCAGCCCCGCCACCGTCGCCAGTGATGTCGTGCAGTCGCCGCTGAGCACGACGAGCGGTTCGTCACGCGCCGCAACGCGTTCCGCCGCGGTGCGATACAGATGCGCCAGCATCGCGCCCGGCGCGCCCTTCGCGACCACGATCGCATCGTCGGCCGCGTACGCTCGCGCGAGCGCAGGGAGCGGATCGGGGTGATGATAGGGGACGAGGAGGCTGCGCATGCCGAACCCTTCGCGGACGCCGATGGACCGCTCCGCCCCGCCGCCGCTCGTCGCCCTCGATCGCGTCAACGTTCACCTCGACGGGCGGCACGTGCTGCACGACGTCTCGTGGCGTCTGGAGCGCGGCGAACAATGGGCGATCGTCGGCGCGAACGGTTCGGGAAAAAGCACGCTCCTGCGCGTGATCCGCGGCGACTGCTGGATCGACCGCGACGGCGGGATGCGCACCTACGCGCTCGACGGGGTCGCCGAGCCGGTCGCGCGCGCCGCGCCGCGCATCGGCTACGTCTCGCCCGAGCTGCACGAACGGTACGTGCGGCTGGCCCTGCCGTTCGACGGCCGCACGCTGATCGCGAGCGGCCTGCACGACGCGATCTACCTGCCGCGCGGTGTGGAGCGTGCGGAAGCCGAGCGCGTCGAGGCACTGGCGCGGCGGCTCGACATCGTGACGCTGCTCGAGCGTCCGATCGGCGCGCTCTCGTTCGGCGAACTGCGCGTCCTGCTGGTCGCGCGCGCGCTGGTGCGCGAGCCGCGCGTGCTGGTGCTCGACGAGTGCGCGAACGGACTCGACCGGCGGATGCGCGCGCGGCTGCTCGACGTGCTGCAGCGGGCCGCGTCGGCGACGCACGTGATCGCCGCGACGCATCGAGCCGACGACGTGCCGGCCACCACGACGATGCATGCCGTTCTCGACGGCGGCCGCATCGTGTCGGCCGGCGCCGGCCCGCCGCCTCGACTCGCGCGCACCGCGGCGTCGCCGCAAAGCGCAGCCCCGGCGCGCGGCCGCGACGAACTCGTCGCGATCCGCGATGCCGACGTCTATCGCGGCGAGCGCCGGATCCTGCGCGACGTCGCGTGGACGCTGCACCGCGGCGAACACTGCGTGGTGCGAGGCCGCAACGGCGCCGGCAAGAGCACCTTTGCGGGGCTCGTCGCGGGGACCGTTCCGGCGGCGCTCGGCGCCGACGTGCGGCGTTTCGGCAAATCCGGTCCGTTCGACGTGTGGGAACTCAAACGGCGGATCGCGCACGTTTCCGACGCACTGCAGATCGCGTACGACGTGAATCCGATCGTCGAGCGCGTCATCGCCTCCGGCTTCGTCGCGAGCATCGGCGTCCTGCACGAGCCCGACGCGGCGCAGCGCAGCGCGGTCCACGACGTGATGCGGGCGCTGCGCCTCCAGCATCTCGCCGGACGGCGGTTTCTCGGACTGTCGTTCGGCGAACGCCGCAAAGTGCTGATCGCTCGCGGCCTCGTCCACCAGCCGGACCTGCTGATCCTCGATGAGATCTGGGGCGGACTCGACGCGGAGTTCCGCGCGACGCTCGGCGCGCAGCTCGACCGGCTGGTCCGGGGCGGAACGACGGTCATGCTGATCTCGCATCACGACGACGACGTTCCGCACTTCGTGCGCCGCGCGTGCACGATCGAGCGGGGCCGCGTCCTCGAAGCGAGTTAGCGTTCGACGACCGAGCGCGCGAGTGCGTCGCGATCGGCGACGAGAACGATCTCGGCGATGCGGTCGCCGGCGATGCGAAAGCGGAACGCAACGCGCAGCTCGCCGTCGTGCATCCACACCGCCCCGGGTTCGCCGTCGATGAAGGCGGGCAACGCGGCACGCGCACGTCCGAGGAACGTCCGAGCGACGGCCTCCGCGCCTTCGATGCCGGCCTCCAGACGATCGCTCTGCCAGTAGGCCGCCCCGCCCATCGCCGTCACCGCCGCGTCCGCACGCAGCGTCGCTCCCGGATCGAGCAGCGCCAGCAGCGCGGAGAACTCGCCCGAGCGCGACGCCTGAAGAAACGCGCGCACGAGTTCGTCGTGCCGCTGCGTCATTGCGTCACGGCCGGCGGATGCGCCGCGCACGCGGCGGCGTCCGCGGCTTGCGAGCTGCCGCGCCGCCTCCGGCGTCCGTCCGAGGATCGCGGCGATGTCGTCGAAGGGCACGTCGAACGTGTCGTGCAGGACGAACGCGACGCGCTCCGCCGGCGGGAGCGCGTCGAGCAGGATCTTCAGGGCGATGCCGATCGTGTCGGCGAGCACCGCCTCTTCCTCGGGACGCTCGCCGGACGCGGCCGACGCGATCTCGCTTCGCGGATCCTCCGCGCTCAAGTCCTCGCGCCGGCGACCGCGCCGTTTCAGCGCGTCGAA is a genomic window containing:
- a CDS encoding pirin family protein yields the protein MSVHVSGAQRSLARVIPSVEVLEGGGFQVRRPLPTRGVEQVDPFLLIDELGPTEIAPGKAVGAPEHPHKGFEIITYILAGDNEHRDSHGNRGRLRSGDVQYMVAGSGLQHEELPSEEFQRTGGRNHGFQIWANLKRADKAMAPRYKDVRASDVPVVHPSAGVEARVIAGDLFGASGPVRTVTPWTYVHAILAPGTQIVQPVPRGWTATIYVFDGVGAIGTRELRLGDYAVFADNGETIGIANAGSTPLQALLLCAEPTHEPMARYGPFVMNTIDEIRDAFEDYRAGRFGTIKPELAR
- a CDS encoding sigma-70 family RNA polymerase sigma factor; its protein translation is MTDAERLAERFGAARPRLRRIAQRILGSAADSDDALQESWLRIDRADGAQVANLDGWFTTVVARVCFDALKRRGRRREDLSAEDPRSEIASAASGERPEEEAVLADTIGIALKILLDALPPAERVAFVLHDTFDVPFDDIAAILGRTPEAARQLASRGRRRVRGASAGRDAMTQRHDELVRAFLQASRSGEFSALLALLDPGATLRADAAVTAMGGAAYWQSDRLEAGIEGAEAVARTFLGRARAALPAFIDGEPGAVWMHDGELRVAFRFRIAGDRIAEIVLVADRDALARSVVER
- a CDS encoding arginase family protein produces the protein MRSLLVPYHHPDPLPALARAYAADDAIVVAKGAPGAMLAHLYRTAAERVAARDEPLVVLSGDCTTSLATVAGLQRRGIAPGVIWFDAHGDFHTARTTRSGYLGGMALAMLTGRGGAALTGAIGLAPVDDTRCVLAGARDVEPGEREALAASAVRQVAVETLGDADLPQSPWYVHLDLDVVDPGEMPPLRFPAPGGPSLEAVAQALRALAARGTIAALGVACTLTPAAFDLPDALAPVRALVDAAA
- a CDS encoding ATP-binding protein, whose amino-acid sequence is MGDGGGKKTFADALVRMRFRREVVHMGDFRTRIAGDYASVGAARRALRSYARLCGFSGDRLDDIETAVGEALANAAEHGSRGRAIDVCAWLSDDVLHIEIADAGPGFPASARARMIRPAPAAPRGYGIFLIHALIDDVAYVDGGRRLLLGKRLPRADGRAERA
- a CDS encoding inositol monophosphatase family protein, which produces MAAPELIVRPARWTDRDAILRLTLAMGGHDDVARRDDPMRRLGAALGRADTRVVVAERDGAIVGFAEVQARVSMVADRFEAWLGALAVAPQARRGGVGAALLAAVEREARLLGCDAIVLESSAWRDDAYAFYRRSGFDERAPAVRFARTLSSDDDAALLQRFLDAAARAANAVAAAIAGLRDEASVGQGADGAPTEAADAAAEDAALRAFAALPCAIVSEERGLIGAPPGPGDCWIALDPLDGSRNYRAGYPPYAMAAGLVRDGVAIAGYVADLTSGRRWWAAGGAAYVDGRPAHTRRSPIAVVPSPSSGAPPARIAIPGVTRIRASGSTAIDLCRVADGSAAAFVALDRAVAHAHDLAGAMAVIVAAGGCVLEDGGRVPVLAPDAAALHRIVAAADRELAEALTTAPGG
- a CDS encoding ATP-binding cassette domain-containing protein → MPNPSRTPMDRSAPPPLVALDRVNVHLDGRHVLHDVSWRLERGEQWAIVGANGSGKSTLLRVIRGDCWIDRDGGMRTYALDGVAEPVARAAPRIGYVSPELHERYVRLALPFDGRTLIASGLHDAIYLPRGVERAEAERVEALARRLDIVTLLERPIGALSFGELRVLLVARALVREPRVLVLDECANGLDRRMRARLLDVLQRAASATHVIAATHRADDVPATTTMHAVLDGGRIVSAGAGPPPRLARTAASPQSAAPARGRDELVAIRDADVYRGERRILRDVAWTLHRGEHCVVRGRNGAGKSTFAGLVAGTVPAALGADVRRFGKSGPFDVWELKRRIAHVSDALQIAYDVNPIVERVIASGFVASIGVLHEPDAAQRSAVHDVMRALRLQHLAGRRFLGLSFGERRKVLIARGLVHQPDLLILDEIWGGLDAEFRATLGAQLDRLVRGGTTVMLISHHDDDVPHFVRRACTIERGRVLEAS